A genomic segment from Arcobacter acticola encodes:
- a CDS encoding B12-binding domain-containing radical SAM protein: protein MKNIILTTLNSRYSHSSLGLRYLLANLKELKNEAEILEFVINSSVQTIAEQILSKKPKIIGIAVYIWNAFDIGELVRIIKKVSPQTIVVLGGPEVSYTPLRVNFDMADYIICGEGEVSFYNLCRELLDGNCTQARTIHSPKVDFEAIALPYDDYTDFDIKNRHIYVENARGCPFECEFCLSSIETKMRYLDINIFLDEIEKLWQRGARSFKFIDRTFNIKISYAKAILNYFLAKQEDYFLHFEVIPDNFPEELRDLIKQFKAGCLQLEVGIQTLNLDVAKEIRRNLKLDKIKDNLKFLSQETHAHMHIDLIIGLPSESIESFGRNLNQLYTLSTGEIQVGILKKLSGTTLDRHDKIYGMVYNDAPPYDILKNDLISFDLMQDMKRFARFWDIIYNSGNFQKTTALLFSDGKVYENFYDFSKWLYKRSESTYKISLDRIAQFLYEYLSNSYDKELIANAILQDVMSVEGRSFPAFLKKIIPETYDFAQKEVSKANKRQQLRKE from the coding sequence ATGAAAAACATAATACTTACTACATTAAACTCTAGATATTCTCATAGTTCATTAGGATTGAGATATTTATTAGCAAATTTAAAAGAATTAAAAAACGAGGCAGAAATTTTAGAGTTTGTAATAAACTCTTCAGTTCAAACTATTGCAGAACAAATACTTTCTAAAAAACCAAAAATCATAGGAATAGCTGTATATATTTGGAATGCTTTTGATATAGGTGAACTTGTACGAATAATAAAAAAAGTATCACCCCAAACTATTGTTGTTTTAGGTGGCCCTGAAGTTAGTTATACACCTCTTAGAGTAAATTTTGATATGGCTGATTATATAATTTGTGGTGAAGGTGAAGTCTCTTTTTATAATCTTTGCAGAGAATTATTAGATGGAAACTGTACTCAAGCAAGAACTATTCATTCGCCAAAAGTTGATTTTGAAGCAATTGCTTTACCATATGATGATTACACAGACTTTGATATAAAAAATAGACATATTTATGTTGAAAATGCACGTGGTTGTCCTTTTGAGTGTGAGTTTTGCTTATCTTCAATAGAAACAAAAATGAGATATTTAGATATAAATATTTTCTTAGATGAGATCGAAAAACTGTGGCAAAGAGGCGCTAGAAGTTTTAAGTTTATAGATAGAACCTTTAATATTAAAATTTCTTATGCAAAAGCTATTTTGAACTACTTTTTAGCAAAGCAAGAAGACTATTTCTTACATTTTGAAGTTATCCCTGATAATTTTCCTGAAGAATTAAGGGATTTAATAAAGCAGTTTAAAGCAGGGTGTTTACAACTTGAAGTTGGTATTCAAACTTTAAATTTAGATGTGGCAAAAGAGATTAGAAGAAATTTAAAACTAGACAAAATAAAAGATAATTTAAAGTTTTTATCTCAAGAAACACATGCTCATATGCATATAGATTTAATTATTGGACTTCCAAGTGAAAGTATTGAAAGTTTTGGAAGAAATTTAAATCAACTTTATACACTTTCAACGGGTGAAATACAAGTGGGAATTTTGAAAAAGTTATCAGGAACTACCCTTGATAGACATGACAAAATTTATGGAATGGTTTATAATGACGCTCCTCCTTATGATATTTTAAAAAATGATTTAATCAGTTTTGATTTGATGCAAGATATGAAACGGTTTGCAAGATTTTGGGATATTATTTACAATAGTGGTAATTTTCAAAAAACTACAGCTTTACTTTTTAGCGATGGAAAAGTGTATGAGAATTTTTATGATTTCTCAAAATGGCTTTATAAAAGAAGTGAATCTACTTATAAGATTTCTCTTGATAGAATTGCGCAATTTTTGTATGAATATCTTAGTAATTCTTATGATAAAGAGTTAATAGCTAATGCTATTTTACAAGATGTTATGAGTGTAGAAGGAAGAAGTTTCCCTGCATTTTTAAAAAAAATAATACCAGAGACTTATGATTTTGCACAAAAAGAAGTTTCAAAAGCAAATAAAAGACAGCAATTAAGGAAAGAATAG
- a CDS encoding NAD(P)/FAD-dependent oxidoreductase — protein sequence MNKIYDVIVIGGGPAGIMASISAAKEKNDVLLLEKLPKIAAKLKATGGGKCNLTNTLSTEDFMGKFGKNGRFMTHALAAFTADDLRDFFLSIGVETIARDGFRVFPADHSSSIILKSLDDEIARLNIEVQCSVDIQTIQKIDDIFIINSKDTIYNSRNIILATGGLGYPTLGATGDGYIFAKEFGHEVTSLHPAMMPLFTKEKNFARCKADTIAKAILKVDIPKYKKLKLTGDLIFTNNGIRGPVVLDFARELTPILAKYDEVPLLISFLKGMNEEQIYTHIKKEIEKNPTNTVLENLNTLLASSVAQEICNICDVDSSQRFKNIDGIKREKLIKTLAWTPLTVIGHEGFKNAMITRGGVELKQIDSKTMQSSLVSGLFFCGEVVNIDGPCGGYNLQWSFSSGNLAGKIGKLY from the coding sequence TTGAATAAGATTTATGATGTAATTGTAATTGGTGGTGGACCTGCTGGGATAATGGCAAGTATAAGTGCTGCAAAAGAAAAAAACGATGTTTTATTACTTGAAAAACTTCCTAAGATTGCTGCAAAACTAAAAGCTACAGGTGGAGGAAAATGTAATCTTACAAATACTCTAAGTACTGAAGACTTTATGGGAAAATTTGGTAAAAATGGACGTTTTATGACCCATGCTTTAGCTGCTTTTACAGCAGATGATTTAAGAGATTTTTTTCTAAGTATAGGAGTTGAAACAATTGCTAGGGATGGATTTAGAGTATTTCCAGCAGATCATAGTTCAAGTATTATTTTAAAATCTTTAGATGATGAAATTGCAAGATTAAATATAGAAGTTCAATGTTCTGTTGATATTCAAACTATTCAAAAAATAGATGATATTTTTATTATAAACTCAAAAGACACTATTTATAACTCAAGAAATATTATTCTAGCAACGGGAGGATTAGGTTATCCAACTTTAGGAGCAACGGGAGATGGTTATATTTTTGCAAAAGAGTTTGGTCATGAAGTTACTTCCCTTCATCCTGCAATGATGCCACTTTTTACGAAAGAAAAGAATTTTGCTCGTTGCAAAGCTGATACTATTGCTAAGGCTATATTAAAAGTAGATATTCCAAAATATAAAAAACTAAAACTAACTGGAGATTTAATCTTCACAAATAATGGAATTCGTGGTCCTGTTGTATTGGATTTTGCAAGGGAACTAACTCCCATTTTAGCAAAATATGATGAAGTTCCACTTTTAATTAGTTTTTTAAAAGGTATGAATGAAGAGCAAATTTATACACATATTAAAAAAGAGATTGAAAAAAATCCTACAAATACGGTTTTAGAAAATCTAAATACACTTTTAGCTTCAAGTGTAGCACAAGAGATTTGTAATATTTGTGATGTGGATTCAAGTCAAAGATTTAAAAATATTGATGGAATAAAAAGAGAAAAACTAATCAAAACTTTAGCTTGGACACCACTTACGGTAATTGGTCATGAAGGCTTTAAAAATGCCATGATTACAAGAGGTGGAGTTGAGTTAAAACAAATAGATTCAAAAACAATGCAAAGCAGTTTAGTTTCAGGACTTTTCTTTTGTGGAGAAGTAGTAAACATAGATGGACCTTGTGGCGGATATAATCTTCAATGGTCATTTTCAAGTGGAAATCTTGCAGGAAAAATAGGAAAATTATATTAG
- a CDS encoding DsrE family protein, whose amino-acid sequence MKNLFTKIAFLFISLLFLSSNLNASEHKVVIQVSTDDTRTQLLALNNASNLQKLYGMDNVTIEIVAFGPGLGILTEQSFHSTRVKDLSLQDVKFSACENTMAHIKEKTGVDPILTKGVTTVKAGVGRIVELQEQGYSYIRP is encoded by the coding sequence ATGAAAAATTTATTTACTAAAATTGCTTTTCTTTTTATCTCTTTATTGTTTTTAAGTAGTAATTTAAATGCTTCAGAACATAAAGTTGTAATACAAGTTAGTACAGATGATACAAGAACTCAATTATTGGCATTAAATAATGCTTCAAATTTACAAAAATTATATGGTATGGATAATGTAACTATTGAAATAGTTGCTTTTGGTCCAGGATTAGGAATATTAACAGAGCAATCTTTTCATAGTACTAGAGTTAAAGATCTTTCATTGCAAGATGTAAAATTTAGTGCTTGTGAAAATACAATGGCTCATATAAAAGAAAAAACAGGTGTTGATCCAATTTTAACAAAAGGTGTAACTACAGTTAAAGCAGGAGTTGGTAGAATCGTGGAACTTCAAGAGCAAGGTTACTCTTATATTAGACCTTAG
- a CDS encoding DUF481 domain-containing protein, with protein MSKIIVSKICILAIFASTSYALDVDKHLELSYVKTSGNSNTSTFSTKLEATTALSDRSSFKAKGNILYSENNKESSANKYDIELDYNYMLDEKIYAYYGVNYLKDQFSDYDYRLNTGPGLGYKLLDTKEQTVDLQGGLDYALDQYSSGIKDEYVASRAEINYRYKINENLKFKQMFNYLVSLEDNDKYFMASDTSLGVKMTDNLSLGVSYRIDYVNQTTKEKADKKLLTSLIVDF; from the coding sequence GTGAGTAAAATTATTGTTAGCAAAATTTGTATTTTAGCAATTTTTGCATCTACATCTTATGCTTTAGATGTTGATAAACATTTAGAGTTATCTTATGTAAAAACAAGTGGAAATTCAAATACAAGTACATTTTCAACAAAACTAGAAGCAACAACTGCTTTAAGTGATAGAAGTAGTTTCAAAGCAAAAGGAAATATCCTTTATAGTGAAAATAACAAGGAAAGTTCTGCAAATAAATATGATATTGAATTAGATTATAATTATATGTTAGATGAAAAAATTTACGCTTATTATGGAGTAAATTATTTAAAAGATCAATTTTCAGATTATGATTATAGATTAAATACAGGACCAGGACTTGGGTATAAATTATTAGATACAAAAGAACAAACTGTTGATTTACAAGGTGGTTTGGATTATGCCCTAGATCAATACTCAAGTGGTATAAAAGATGAATATGTAGCTTCAAGAGCTGAAATAAACTATAGATATAAAATCAATGAAAATTTAAAGTTTAAACAAATGTTTAATTATTTAGTTTCTCTTGAAGATAATGATAAATATTTTATGGCAAGTGATACATCATTGGGTGTTAAAATGACTGATAACCTGTCTTTGGGTGTTAGTTATAGAATTGATTATGTAAATCAAACTACTAAAGAGAAAGCAGATAAAAAACTTTTAACTTCTTTAATAGTAGATTTCTAA
- a CDS encoding DUF420 domain-containing protein, whose translation MFFSKGFLGTDAPLYMDIATIYFAILPFLLAFSIFYAVKKQYKKHFISQFIILSTTLYIVVLFEIGLRISGGFMEYSKYSNISFDFMLVFLIIHIFIAIAAIAGWIFLFISSYKQYKRNELDGAKHKKIGKAIFAALTITSIMGIFMYLFLFVF comes from the coding sequence ATGTTTTTTTCTAAAGGTTTTTTAGGCACAGATGCCCCTTTGTATATGGATATAGCAACTATTTATTTTGCTATTTTACCATTTTTACTTGCATTTAGTATATTTTATGCGGTGAAAAAACAGTATAAAAAACATTTTATTTCTCAGTTTATAATTTTATCTACCACTTTATATATAGTAGTTTTATTCGAAATTGGTCTTAGAATTTCAGGTGGATTTATGGAGTATTCAAAATATAGTAATATATCTTTTGATTTTATGCTAGTTTTTTTAATAATTCATATATTTATAGCAATTGCAGCAATTGCAGGATGGATATTTTTATTTATTTCATCTTATAAACAATATAAAAGAAATGAATTAGATGGAGCAAAACATAAAAAAATAGGAAAAGCTATTTTTGCAGCACTAACCATAACATCAATTATGGGAATTTTTATGTACTTATTTTTATTCGTTTTTTAA
- a CDS encoding cytochrome-c peroxidase produces MKSFLQVIIVAFIFISFLLSLPNLTKERNFKTYKDEQLRATAQSKGLKPIPNTYEELLKIVNDKNNPLSHEKITLGKELFFDTKLSLDDTISCSTCHMISKNPNEKKVILNAITSKKQPNDMKNANNCVICHLSDESGTDRLSTAIGYKGATNPHHLNTMTILNSSLAKVLTWDGEVKSIEKQISNSIQSSYKMNIKEDELIKKLSKDEKYINHFNEVFKEENSLTFINIQKAIATYVRTLLTRSSFDEFLEGDNNAISATAKRGLVNFMNFGCAGCHTGMSVGGQSVQRFPLRQFAGIHDLRPNLGSPPDFEIIDDTFPFENKGGYKGRADTHFFRVPILRNVTKTSPYFHNGSVDKIREAVEIMGRHQVGLNLSNQQIDEIVEFLKTLEGNVVDYTKDIKVNK; encoded by the coding sequence ATGAAATCATTTTTACAAGTTATCATTGTAGCTTTTATTTTTATATCATTTTTACTATCTCTTCCAAATCTTACAAAAGAGAGAAATTTCAAAACATATAAAGACGAACAATTAAGAGCTACCGCACAATCAAAGGGACTAAAGCCAATTCCAAATACCTATGAAGAGTTATTAAAAATAGTAAATGATAAAAACAATCCTTTAAGCCATGAAAAAATAACTTTAGGAAAAGAATTGTTTTTTGATACAAAACTATCTTTAGATGATACTATTAGCTGTTCAACTTGTCATATGATTAGTAAAAACCCAAATGAAAAGAAAGTAATACTAAATGCCATAACTTCAAAAAAACAACCAAATGACATGAAAAATGCAAATAATTGTGTTATTTGTCATCTAAGTGATGAAAGTGGAACTGATAGATTATCAACTGCGATTGGGTATAAGGGGGCTACAAATCCTCATCATCTAAATACTATGACTATTTTAAACTCTTCATTGGCAAAAGTTCTTACATGGGATGGAGAAGTAAAAAGTATAGAAAAACAAATATCTAATTCTATTCAATCAAGCTATAAAATGAATATAAAAGAAGATGAACTTATAAAAAAATTATCAAAAGATGAAAAATATATAAATCATTTTAATGAGGTTTTCAAAGAAGAAAATAGTTTAACTTTTATAAATATTCAAAAAGCAATTGCAACTTATGTAAGAACTTTACTTACAAGAAGTTCTTTTGATGAATTCTTGGAAGGAGATAATAATGCTATTTCAGCAACAGCCAAAAGAGGTTTAGTAAACTTTATGAACTTTGGTTGTGCTGGTTGCCATACAGGTATGAGTGTTGGGGGTCAAAGCGTTCAAAGATTTCCATTAAGACAATTTGCAGGAATCCATGATTTAAGACCAAACTTGGGTTCTCCTCCTGATTTTGAAATCATTGATGATACCTTTCCTTTTGAAAATAAAGGTGGATATAAAGGTAGAGCTGATACTCACTTCTTTAGAGTTCCAATTTTAAGAAATGTTACTAAGACTTCACCATATTTTCATAATGGCTCTGTAGATAAGATAAGAGAAGCAGTTGAAATAATGGGTAGGCATCAAGTTGGATTAAATTTATCAAACCAACAAATAGATGAAATTGTTGAATTTCTAAAAACCTTAGAAGGAAATGTTGTAGATTATACAAAAGATATAAAGGTTAACAAATGA
- a CDS encoding MFS transporter, translating into MRNISKLTILTMLLLAMTTSMSNVAIVTTLPHLKEYFTNINNIEFYSRLMLTLPSLVIALLAPILGHFIFSFGKKRSVLIALFFFSFFGTAGLYLNSIESLLASRALFGLCVATLMIVSTSLVGDYFKEHDRHKFMGYQSAFMAIGGVFFVVGGGFLSDINWRFPFGIYFIGLVLLPFVILFLKEKKIESTQEELSIDIGKNMLVVYFLAFIYMLLFFILPTQIPFLLIEKFEASGKMAGTVIATAFFCNALGAIAFSKLKKYLNFIAIYLIGITLMALGFSLVGVINHIYFFFITSPILGFAGGIMMTNATAWMLSKTSHEKRVKSSGYFTSAIFLGQFLSPIVFHPFLDFLEIQDFFLYIGLSLFFVSFIAFVFLRFKTKIKQK; encoded by the coding sequence ATGAGAAATATAAGTAAACTAACCATTTTAACAATGCTTTTATTAGCAATGACAACTAGTATGTCAAATGTCGCTATTGTAACAACTCTTCCACATCTTAAAGAATATTTTACAAATATAAACAATATAGAATTTTATTCAAGATTAATGCTCACGCTTCCTTCACTGGTAATTGCACTTTTAGCACCTATTTTAGGGCATTTTATTTTTAGCTTTGGAAAGAAGAGATCTGTACTTATTGCACTTTTCTTCTTTTCTTTTTTTGGAACTGCAGGGCTTTATCTAAATAGCATTGAATCACTTCTTGCATCACGAGCTTTATTTGGATTATGTGTAGCAACTTTGATGATAGTTTCTACTTCTTTAGTGGGAGATTATTTCAAAGAACATGATAGACACAAATTCATGGGATATCAAAGTGCTTTTATGGCAATTGGTGGAGTATTTTTTGTCGTTGGTGGTGGTTTTTTATCTGATATAAACTGGCGTTTCCCTTTTGGTATATATTTTATTGGTTTAGTATTATTGCCTTTTGTAATTCTATTTTTAAAAGAGAAAAAAATAGAAAGCACACAAGAAGAATTATCTATAGATATTGGAAAAAATATGCTTGTTGTATATTTTCTTGCATTTATTTATATGCTATTGTTTTTTATTTTACCAACGCAAATTCCTTTTTTATTAATAGAAAAATTTGAAGCTAGTGGGAAAATGGCTGGAACTGTAATTGCTACTGCATTTTTTTGCAATGCTTTAGGAGCTATTGCTTTTTCAAAATTGAAAAAATACTTAAATTTTATTGCTATTTATTTAATAGGTATTACGTTAATGGCCCTTGGATTTTCACTTGTAGGTGTTATAAATCATATCTATTTCTTTTTTATAACTAGCCCTATTCTAGGTTTTGCAGGTGGAATTATGATGACAAATGCAACAGCTTGGATGCTAAGTAAAACAAGTCATGAAAAAAGAGTAAAAAGTTCAGGATATTTTACTTCTGCTATATTTTTAGGGCAGTTTTTATCTCCTATAGTTTTTCATCCTTTTTTAGACTTTTTAGAAATCCAAGATTTCTTTTTGTATATCGGGTTAAGTTTATTTTTTGTTAGTTTTATAGCTTTTGTTTTTTTAAGATTCAAAACTAAAATTAAACAGAAATAA
- a CDS encoding sensor histidine kinase: protein MINKIIKNKFSIFWIIIILIISFNYLSFNYFIKSFINLEKQENNKVLNSLMTFIDTKFKTIKITANDYSYWDDTYEFIKDQNEKYIYENFRDTTTTLENVNLDFMIFMNLENKNIHTQLSKNIKTLNKDNFTKYIVDSITDDENISIAKYQNNYYYIVKSRILKSDLSGKTRGFIYVGKKIYLENFNDEFKNSIKFIDIVSNKTNKTLKSIFLDKVEVHFVYSEDILSNIISLQNNNKNLAMLKLDNYRDIYKQGRKQIILFNTAVSIFVLILFFIFYFYIYYHKRLNIELEIRVEDEIKKQKAQEEILIHQSRSAEIGEMINNIAHQWRQPLNNLSLTIQNIGFKYENDVLTKEELNETIDKSKMIINSMSNTIDTFRNFFEPTKNKNLFKVEHSIENTLEILSSTLRFYNIEVVKEIIDDVEIYDYENEFSQVLLNIITNARDALVSNKIEKPIIKVNVSKIENNVIVKIKDNANGINEEIIDRIFEPYFTTKGKGNGTGIGLYMSKLIIEKNMNGKLTVKNDNDGAVFIITLNITKQEI, encoded by the coding sequence ATGATTAATAAAATTATAAAAAATAAATTTTCTATTTTTTGGATAATTATTATTCTTATAATTTCTTTTAACTACTTAAGCTTTAATTATTTTATAAAAAGTTTTATAAACTTAGAAAAACAAGAAAATAATAAAGTTTTAAATTCATTAATGACATTTATTGATACAAAATTTAAAACAATAAAAATAACAGCAAATGATTATAGTTATTGGGATGATACATACGAATTTATAAAAGATCAAAATGAAAAGTATATATACGAAAATTTTCGGGATACGACCACTACTTTAGAAAATGTAAATTTAGATTTTATGATTTTTATGAATTTAGAAAATAAAAATATTCATACTCAATTATCAAAAAATATAAAAACTCTAAATAAAGATAATTTTACTAAATATATAGTAGATTCAATAACAGATGATGAAAATATCTCAATAGCCAAATATCAAAATAACTACTACTATATTGTAAAATCTCGAATACTAAAATCTGATTTAAGTGGTAAAACAAGAGGGTTTATTTATGTAGGTAAAAAAATATATTTAGAAAACTTTAATGATGAATTTAAAAATAGTATAAAATTTATTGATATAGTTTCCAATAAAACAAATAAAACTTTAAAAAGTATATTTTTAGATAAAGTAGAAGTTCATTTTGTATATAGTGAAGATATTTTATCTAATATTATTTCATTACAAAACAATAATAAAAACTTAGCAATGTTAAAATTAGATAATTATAGAGATATTTATAAACAGGGAAGAAAACAGATTATTTTATTTAATACAGCTGTTTCAATATTTGTATTAATTTTATTTTTTATCTTTTATTTTTACATTTATTATCACAAAAGATTAAATATTGAACTTGAAATTAGAGTTGAAGATGAAATAAAAAAACAAAAAGCTCAAGAAGAGATATTAATTCACCAATCAAGATCAGCAGAAATTGGTGAAATGATAAATAACATAGCTCATCAATGGAGACAACCTTTAAATAATTTGAGTTTAACAATACAAAATATTGGTTTTAAATATGAAAATGATGTTTTAACAAAAGAAGAGCTAAATGAAACCATTGATAAATCAAAAATGATAATAAACTCAATGTCAAATACAATAGATACTTTTAGAAACTTTTTTGAACCAACCAAAAATAAAAATCTATTTAAAGTTGAGCATAGTATTGAGAATACCTTAGAAATATTAAGTTCAACCCTTAGATTTTATAATATTGAAGTAGTAAAAGAGATTATTGATGATGTGGAAATATATGATTATGAAAATGAATTTTCTCAAGTATTATTAAATATTATTACAAATGCAAGGGATGCTTTAGTTTCAAATAAAATTGAAAAACCAATAATTAAAGTTAATGTTTCTAAGATTGAGAATAATGTAATAGTTAAAATTAAAGATAATGCAAATGGAATAAATGAAGAGATTATAGATAGAATATTTGAACCATATTTTACAACAAAAGGAAAAGGTAACGGAACTGGAATTGGGCTTTATATGTCAAAACTTATTATTGAAAAAAACATGAATGGAAAATTAACAGTAAAAAATGATAATGATGGTGCAGTTTTTATAATAACACTAAATATCACAAAACAAGAAATATAA
- a CDS encoding DUF3817 domain-containing protein: MKNDTFSRFRLISFVEGISYLLLVFIAMPLKYMFDYPLAVKIVGMGHGVLFILFFVALLMAMNKYKWKFLGFQLFVYSLIPFGFILIEKIIMKNPAKKLK; this comes from the coding sequence ATGAAAAATGATACATTTTCAAGATTTAGATTGATTTCATTTGTAGAAGGAATATCTTATTTACTATTAGTATTTATTGCAATGCCATTAAAATATATGTTTGATTACCCTCTTGCTGTAAAAATTGTAGGCATGGGTCATGGAGTTTTATTTATACTATTTTTTGTAGCTTTACTTATGGCTATGAATAAATATAAGTGGAAGTTTTTAGGATTTCAATTATTTGTTTATTCTTTAATACCATTTGGTTTTATTTTAATTGAAAAGATTATTATGAAAAACCCTGCGAAAAAATTAAAATAA
- a CDS encoding DsrE family protein: protein MNNTAKILWTSDNKETAMNMICLYAHNAKLKGWIGNVQILIWGASQGLVAKDKEVQEKIKQMIADGVEVIACKKCAEDLGVENELKSCDMQVYYTGELLSSWVKSGESIISV from the coding sequence ATGAACAATACAGCAAAAATTTTATGGACAAGTGATAATAAAGAAACAGCTATGAATATGATATGTTTATATGCTCATAATGCAAAACTAAAAGGTTGGATAGGAAATGTTCAAATCCTTATTTGGGGAGCATCTCAAGGATTAGTTGCAAAAGATAAAGAAGTTCAAGAAAAAATTAAACAAATGATAGCAGATGGTGTAGAAGTAATTGCATGTAAAAAATGTGCTGAAGATTTAGGAGTTGAAAATGAACTTAAATCTTGTGATATGCAAGTTTATTACACAGGTGAGCTTTTAAGTTCTTGGGTTAAAAGTGGAGAAAGTATTATTTCTGTTTGA
- a CDS encoding DUF808 family protein — protein sequence MAGILGYLSVLTDDISSLAGKTMATTAKSLATSLDDIGLLFDDIATYTKLASIKSSGLLVDDLAAIANFTNETTSDILKRELSKAKSVDELKQNIEKLDEKSQQEIFKELENIRQIAILEAKRKAALRELPIVYKIAKGSFKNKFIIIPIVLLLSYLAPWAISPILILGGIYLAYEGVESILEKMGHHHEVEDEKETIKELSSEKLEDEKVKSAIKTDFILSFEIIVISLSLIENTEFITKLSVLTLVGVLTTVFVYGIVALIIKLDDIGFYLQEKKSAISKTIGNAFVNSMPWIIKGIGILGTIAMLAVGGGIVAHETHILHFMDSAIKAIPLGGFLSEIILGGIVGFLTVKILPIFTPIFNKFKKN from the coding sequence ATGGCTGGAATATTAGGCTACTTATCAGTTTTAACAGATGATATAAGTTCACTTGCGGGAAAGACTATGGCAACAACTGCCAAATCACTGGCAACTTCACTTGATGATATAGGGCTTTTATTTGACGATATTGCTACATATACAAAATTAGCAAGTATTAAATCATCTGGACTTTTAGTAGATGACTTAGCTGCAATTGCAAATTTTACAAATGAAACAACTTCTGATATTTTGAAAAGAGAATTATCAAAAGCTAAATCTGTAGATGAATTAAAACAAAATATTGAGAAACTAGATGAAAAATCTCAACAAGAAATTTTTAAAGAGCTAGAAAATATTAGACAAATAGCTATTCTAGAAGCAAAAAGAAAAGCTGCTTTAAGAGAATTACCTATTGTTTATAAAATTGCAAAGGGAAGTTTTAAAAACAAATTTATCATTATTCCTATAGTTTTACTTCTTAGTTACCTTGCACCTTGGGCTATCTCTCCTATTTTGATTCTTGGGGGAATTTATCTAGCTTATGAAGGTGTTGAGAGTATTTTAGAAAAAATGGGGCATCATCATGAAGTTGAAGATGAAAAGGAAACAATAAAAGAGTTATCAAGTGAAAAACTTGAGGATGAAAAAGTAAAAAGTGCTATTAAAACAGATTTTATTTTATCTTTTGAAATTATTGTAATATCATTAAGTCTTATTGAAAATACAGAATTTATAACAAAACTTTCTGTTTTAACTCTAGTTGGAGTATTAACAACTGTTTTTGTATATGGAATAGTTGCTTTAATTATAAAACTTGATGATATTGGTTTTTATCTACAAGAGAAGAAAAGTGCAATTTCAAAAACTATTGGAAATGCTTTTGTAAACTCAATGCCATGGATTATAAAAGGTATTGGAATTTTAGGAACTATTGCTATGTTAGCAGTTGGTGGAGGAATCGTTGCCCATGAAACTCATATCTTACACTTTATGGATAGTGCAATAAAAGCTATACCATTAGGAGGTTTTTTAAGTGAGATTATACTTGGAGGAATAGTAGGATTTTTAACTGTAAAAATTCTTCCTATTTTTACACCTATTTTTAATAAGTTCAAAAAAAACTAA